The sequence TTAGTGCAACTGAGCCGCCGACTCCTGCCTTTGGATTAACAATTAAAGCTACTTTCTTCACTATATACCACCTTTCCGTTCTTTATCGTATACATAACTTTTCCTTTTAATTTTTCCCCTATGAATGGCGAATTTTGAGACTTTGATGAGCTATGTTCATATATAAATTCCTTGTTTATATCGAAAATTACTAAATCTGCCTTCGATCCTACCTTGATTATGCCCTCTTCAAGTCCATAAAGCCTTGCAGGGTTCACTGTTAGCATCTTAATAATCCTTAGTAGATCAATACCATGCTTATGGTGAAGTTCACTTATAGCAAGCGGAAGTGCTGTTTCAAGGCCTATGATGCCGCTCGGTGCGCTGAAGAAGTCCTTTGCCTTCTCTTCTTTCGCATGAGGCGCATGATCTGTTGCAATCATGTCTATGGTACCGTCCTTGATAGCGCGGATAATGGCCTCTCTGTCGGCAGCTGTCCTTAGTGGAGGGTTCATCTTCGCAAGTGTGCCGTGCTTTTCTACAGCATCCTCAGTTAGTGTGAAGTGGTGCGGAGTGACCTCGGCAAATATTTTATCTGTGTACTTTTTATACTGCCTAATAATTTCTAATGAATCAGCCGAAGATATGTGCTGGAAGTTTAATTTTGAGTCAGCTTTTACTGCAAGGTAGGCATCACGCGCAACCATGACCGCCTCGGCAATGCCTGGAGCTGTTTCATTCTTACCTGCCTTCTTAATGAAGAATGGATCTTCTTCGTGTAAGCTGATTGGTGCGTCGTACTTTTTCGCTTCGATAAGTGCGTCGTACAATAATTTCGCCTTCATTATGGGCTTTCCATCATCGGTAAAGCCGACCGCTCCCGCTTTGTGAAGCGAGTCCATATCAACAAGCTCCTCACCTAGCATGCCCTTTGTTACTGTTGCGTTTTGGTATATGGATATGCCTAAATTTTTTGATCTATTTAAAATATCTTCAAGTGTATCAGTATTATCGACAACGGGCTTTGTGTTCGCCATAAGCACGACTGCAGTGTAGCCGCCTCTCTTTGCAGCAGCTGCGCCCGTAATCAAATCTTCCTTGTATGTTTGACCGGGGTCTCTAAAGTGCACGTGGGTATCAATAAGTCCGTGCGATATATATAGACCCTCTCCATCTATCACGCACTCATCTTCTTTATCGATGTTCTCATCTATCTCTGCGACTATGCCGTCTTCGATAAGCATATCAACAGAGTGAATGCTGTCATTGACTGTATCAATAAAATTAATCTTCTTTATTAACATCACACACCTCCATAACGATTTTTATAATTATACCCAAAAGATGATGAATTTTGCAAGCCGTTATGTTATAATATAAAAAAGGAGGAATTACTATGTCAGAAAAAATTTCATGGCTAACAGTTTCTAACGAGGTTCTTGAAGACATCACTGAGTACAACGAAGAATACAAGGACTTTCTTTCAAAGGCAAAAACTGAAAGACTAGCTGTTAAGGAAATCATCCGCATGGCTGAAGCTGAAGGCTTTAAGGATGTAGAAGGACTTATAGAAAAAGGTAAAAAAATTAAGAAGGGCGACAAGCTATACTTCAACAACAAAGAAAAATCAGTTCTATTATTCGTTATTGGTTCGAAGAAATTAGAAGATGGTTTAAGAGTTGTTGGTGCGCACATTGACAGTCCAAGACTTGACCTTAAGCAAAACCCACTATACGAAGCAAGTGATCTTGCCTTTTTAAAGACTCACTACTACGGCGGTGTTAAGAAGTACCAATGGACAACTATACCTCTAGCACTTCACGGTGTTGTTTACACTAAGGACTTAAAGAAGGTTGAGATCTCCATAGGCGAAGACGATGAAGATCCAGTATTTACTATTACAGACCTACTTATCCACCTATCACGCGAGCAAATGCAAAAGAAGCTTGCTGAAGGCATACTAGGTGAACAACTAAACGTACTTATGGGAACTATACCACTAGAGTGCGAAGACGGTGATGACAAGTCTAATCGCGTTAAAGCCAACGTTATGAGAATCATCAAGGAAAAGTACGGCATCGAAGAAGAAGACTTCAAGGTTGCCGAAATCGAAGTAGTTCCAGCAGGTAAGGCTCGTGACCTTGGTATCGATAGATCCATGATCTTTGGATATGGTCAAGACGACAGAGTTTGTGCATTTGCAGCGCTAAAGGGTATACTTGAGATGAAAGGTAACAAGCACACAGCTCTTGCTATGTTTATGGATAAAGAAGAAGTTGGCTCTATAGGTAACACTGGTATGGCAAGCTATGTTTTGGAAAATGCACTACACGAGCTTGCAGCACTTGAAGGCGAATACTCAGCACTTACTGTTAGAAGATCACTAAAGAACTCATGGGTACTTTCTGCAGACGTAACAGCAGGCCTAGACCCTAACTTCGACTCAGTTTATGAAAAGAACAACGCAGCAGTTTTAGGCGGCGGTATCGCAATCGCTAAGTACACAGGCTCAGGCGGAAAAGGCGGCTGCAACGATGCAAACGCAGAATTCTTAAGAGATGTAAGAGATATATTTGACAAGGCAGGAGTTGCTTGGCAAACAGGCGAACTTGGTAGAGTTGATGCAGGTGGCGGCGGAACCATAGCCTACCTACTAAGCAAGTACGGCGCAGAAGTAGTTGACTGCGGAACAGCAGTTCTAAACATGCACGCACCTAACGAAATCACATCAAAGTTCGACACATACATGTCATACAGAGCATACAAAGCATTCTTTGAATAAAATAGATAAGGAGCACCTTAGGGTGCTCCTTATGCATAAGAGGTGTTATATGAAAGATTATAAGATAATAGATGGGAAATACTTGATAAGTGACTACTTAGATGGGCTTGGCATCACAAATTTGATGAGCCTTAAGCCCATTAACATAAAAGCAAACGAAGACTACTTTACTGATGAGCTTCCAAAACTTCTTGAAGATATCGGCCTTAATTATAGCTCAATAAACGTAACACGCCAAGTGCACTCAAATAACATTGCCCTTGTTCATGATAATGGCACAAATTTCTACGACGAGACAGATGGCCTTATAGGTAAAAGTGGCAATGTGCTCGTGATTAAGAGCGCAGACTGCCTACCCGTCATAGTGTATGACAAAGTGCATAAGCGCATCGCTGCCGTGCACTCAGGCTGGAAAGGCACAGCAAACTCCATAGTCAAAGAAGCGATTAGTAAGATGATAAAGCTCGGTTCAAACGCGAAAGAGATGCACATATATGTAGGGCCACATATACAGAAGTCCTCCTTCGAAGTGAAAAGCGATGTAAAAGACATATTTGAGAAAAACTTTTCTTATGACGGCATCATAGAAAAGAAAGATGAAGAGCATTACTTGATTGATCTAGGAAAAGTCCTTAGCTTAGATGCGATGAGCCTGGGCGTTAAAGAGAAAAACATATACATCTCTAAGCTAGATACAGTCACAGATGAGCGCTTCCACTCATATAGACGCGACAGAGAAAAGTATGGACTTATGTATACACTGGTATGTATATAAACTTTAAGAAGAATTTGATATTTTGTCGCGAATATGATACAATATTCGCGACAAAGGAGAAGATAAAATGAAGCAATGCTAGCTAAGTAAATTTAGCTGGCATTTTATTTATCTCGTCTCATTCAAATGTGTATATCAAGCCATCTTATAATTTTCATCCAAGTAAATGGCGCGATTTTATCCAAGTAAATGGCGCTTTTTCATCCATGTAAATGGCAAACAATCTATGGCCTTAATGATGTTATTGGCACGACATATACTCCGTCATTTCTTTTATATGCAAAAGGTGCTTGTGCACACAAAACCATCATAAATGAAGGTGCTTTCATGCTATTAGTATCGATAAGCTCAGACAAAGACTTAAGTGTCTCAGCCCCCTCTTCAATAAGTTTGTCTCCACCCAGTTTTATCTCAACAAGACCATAAGAACCATTTCTTAAATGAATGACAGCATCACACTCAAGTCCGCTCTTGTCTCTGTAGTGATAAACATTACCATCTAAAAGCTCTGAATATACCCTTAAATCACGAACAGCTAAGTTTTCAAACAAAAATCCCATAGTGTTTAAATCATTAATTAAATCTTTAGGGCCAATACCCAAAGCTGCTGTAGCAATGGATGGATCTATAAAATATCTTGTATCCGTCGAACGGATAGCCGTTTTTGAACGAATATTCGGGTTCCAAGCAGGAGCATCCTCAATCACAAATATCTTCTTTAGTGCATCAATATAAGAATAAAGTGTTGTCTGATCAAAAGTATCAGCCTGATTAGCCAGAATATCCGCCCTTATAGTCTCCAAAGGAGCCTGCGATCCCACATGCCTTGCGTATGACCTAAGTAGCCTTTTAGCCTTTTCTACATCTCTCTTTACAGAATCAACCCTGCTTATATCGTTTTGAACAATAGAGTCGTAATAATCAATTGCTTGAAATAAAGCAGTTTTCTCTCCTAGCCCTATCGCCCTAGGCCAACCACCTCTACATATCAAGAAAGCGATATCATCCAAACTTGTGTTGTTCGTAGAAGATATCTCTTTGCCATCAAAAAGATCTCTTAGAGAAACTGATCCATCTGAGTCCTTGGACTCATATAAACTCATAGTCCTCATATAAAGTCTCGATATCCTTCCAGTCCCTGTGTGCATAGACTCATCAAAGTGTGCTGGTACTGCAGAGCCACTTAATATAAACTGGCCAAACTCGTCTCTTTCATCAACCTCATAGCGAACTGCGTTCCATATCTTTGGTGCAAGCTGCCACTCATCAATAAGTCTAGGAGTCTCTCCTTCGAGCAGGGCAGCAGGATTAAGCTCAGCCATCTGTTGATACTGTTTAGTCATATCTGGTTTGTCTATAGCTATAAAGCTCTTTGCAATTTGTTTTGCAGTTGTAGTTTTGCCGCACCACTTTGGTCCTTCTAGTAGTATAGCTCCCTTTGACTCTAGTCTTTCACTGAGTAAGTAATCAGCAATTCTTTCTAAATAATCTCTCATACCAGCCTCACCTCTTAGACTCATAATAGCACATATATACACATTTGTCAATATTTATCCAAGTAATTGGCGCATTTTTATCCAAGTATTTGGCGCGATTTTATCCAAGTAAATGGCGCTTTTTCATCCAAGTATTTGGCATACAAAAAAGAGCAGCCTAAGCTGCTCTTAGTATATTCATCTCTTAGTTTGTTACGTTTTTTATCCATTTCTTTGATATTACTCTTGGTAGCCCTATGCAAGCCTTGGCTACTTCTTCGCAGCATGCCATCAAATACACAAAATGTAGAGGTAATTTAAATACTACTGAGCCTAAAAATGACATTGGCACTCCAATTAGCCAAACGCAGCTCATCTCTAAAAGCATTGAGTATCTTGTGTCTCCACCGCCTCTAAATATGCCGACTACAAGGGTCGAGTTATGTGTTTTAACAAAAAGTATTAGTCCCATAGCTATAAATAAGCTTGATGCGATTGCTTTTGACTCTGCTGTGATATTTGGAAACATCACAAAGAAAGCATCTCTAAATATTATCATCAAGCCGCCAAGTATAACGCCTGTTAGTGCTGATAACTGCAAAAGCCATGTGCCGTATTTGTATGCTTTTTCTTCATCTCCTGCGCCAATGTAGTTACCGACTATAACTGTGCATGCGCCTGCTAAGCCTCTAGCTAGAACGAAGAATATATTTTGTACTGTCATACCTATCTGCAAGGCTGTAACGCTTCTTGTACCAAGCTTTGCGTATGCAATTTGGTATACGATTTGGCCTAGTGACCAGAATGTTTCGTTTATAATAACTGGTCCGGCTGTCATTATATACATTTTTTTGAAATGGCTGTCGAATGTCACGAAGTCTTTTAATTTGCCTGTTAGTGGTCCTCTATGTTTTTTAAGTGCTATATATAAAACTGAAAACTCTAGTATACGTGCTAAGATGGTACCTAGCGCTCCCCCTGCTACGCCCATGGCTGGAAAGCCAAATTTACCGAAGATGAAGACGTAGTTGAAGAAGGCGTTTCCGAAGAAGGCAACTGTCGAAGCTACTAGTGGTGTCTTGGCATTGCCTATGCTTCTCATTGATACTGAGTAAATAAAGTTCACCGCTGTAAGTATGTATGAGAAAGATACTACTCTAAGGTAGGTTACTCCATATGGTATAACTTTTGGGTCTTGTGTAAAGACTCTCATAAGCTCTTCTGGTATCGCTAGTGCAAGTATCGTAAAGACTAGTGACACTACTACGGATAAGATAAGAGCCATACCGTGTGACTTTCTAACTCCTTGGTAGTCTTCTTTGCCGTAGAACTGAGCGATCATAGCTGAAGTTCCTGTCGCTATACCAAAGCAGATCAAGGTCATAAAGAAGAAGATCTGGTTGGCAAGTCCTACTGCTGATATTGCGTAGTCACCTAGTGATGATATCATGGTAGTGTCTAGTGTATTAAGTACGCTCGCAAGCAAATTTTGCAGCGCAACTGGCACCGCAAGACTATATACTAGTTTAAGAAAGTGCTTATCTTGAAACATAGCTTTTAAATTTTTCATCTAACTCATCCTTTCAATCGTCTAATTTTACCACTAAAATGAATATCTTGTCAAGTTCCTATCAAACAAAAAAGAAGCCTCGCTTAAGGCTCCTTTAAACTTACTGATTCAAATGACTACTTTTCTTCCATTACTAGTATTTCTTCGTCAGCTTCGTTCTTAGCATCTTCAAGTGCTGCTTCATAAGCTTTGTAAACTTTTTCTTCTAGGTCAGCTCTTGTTTCTGTGTTG comes from Fenollaria sporofastidiosus and encodes:
- a CDS encoding dihydroorotase: MMLIKKINFIDTVNDSIHSVDMLIEDGIVAEIDENIDKEDECVIDGEGLYISHGLIDTHVHFRDPGQTYKEDLITGAAAAKRGGYTAVVLMANTKPVVDNTDTLEDILNRSKNLGISIYQNATVTKGMLGEELVDMDSLHKAGAVGFTDDGKPIMKAKLLYDALIEAKKYDAPISLHEEDPFFIKKAGKNETAPGIAEAVMVARDAYLAVKADSKLNFQHISSADSLEIIRQYKKYTDKIFAEVTPHHFTLTEDAVEKHGTLAKMNPPLRTAADREAIIRAIKDGTIDMIATDHAPHAKEEKAKDFFSAPSGIIGLETALPLAISELHHKHGIDLLRIIKMLTVNPARLYGLEEGIIKVGSKADLVIFDINKEFIYEHSSSKSQNSPFIGEKLKGKVMYTIKNGKVVYSEESSFNC
- a CDS encoding aminopeptidase, translating into MSEKISWLTVSNEVLEDITEYNEEYKDFLSKAKTERLAVKEIIRMAEAEGFKDVEGLIEKGKKIKKGDKLYFNNKEKSVLLFVIGSKKLEDGLRVVGAHIDSPRLDLKQNPLYEASDLAFLKTHYYGGVKKYQWTTIPLALHGVVYTKDLKKVEISIGEDDEDPVFTITDLLIHLSREQMQKKLAEGILGEQLNVLMGTIPLECEDGDDKSNRVKANVMRIIKEKYGIEEEDFKVAEIEVVPAGKARDLGIDRSMIFGYGQDDRVCAFAALKGILEMKGNKHTALAMFMDKEEVGSIGNTGMASYVLENALHELAALEGEYSALTVRRSLKNSWVLSADVTAGLDPNFDSVYEKNNAAVLGGGIAIAKYTGSGGKGGCNDANAEFLRDVRDIFDKAGVAWQTGELGRVDAGGGGTIAYLLSKYGAEVVDCGTAVLNMHAPNEITSKFDTYMSYRAYKAFFE
- the pgeF gene encoding peptidoglycan editing factor PgeF; its protein translation is MKDYKIIDGKYLISDYLDGLGITNLMSLKPINIKANEDYFTDELPKLLEDIGLNYSSINVTRQVHSNNIALVHDNGTNFYDETDGLIGKSGNVLVIKSADCLPVIVYDKVHKRIAAVHSGWKGTANSIVKEAISKMIKLGSNAKEMHIYVGPHIQKSSFEVKSDVKDIFEKNFSYDGIIEKKDEEHYLIDLGKVLSLDAMSLGVKEKNIYISKLDTVTDERFHSYRRDREKYGLMYTLVCI
- a CDS encoding ATP-binding protein, with protein sequence MRDYLERIADYLLSERLESKGAILLEGPKWCGKTTTAKQIAKSFIAIDKPDMTKQYQQMAELNPAALLEGETPRLIDEWQLAPKIWNAVRYEVDERDEFGQFILSGSAVPAHFDESMHTGTGRISRLYMRTMSLYESKDSDGSVSLRDLFDGKEISSTNNTSLDDIAFLICRGGWPRAIGLGEKTALFQAIDYYDSIVQNDISRVDSVKRDVEKAKRLLRSYARHVGSQAPLETIRADILANQADTFDQTTLYSYIDALKKIFVIEDAPAWNPNIRSKTAIRSTDTRYFIDPSIATAALGIGPKDLINDLNTMGFLFENLAVRDLRVYSELLDGNVYHYRDKSGLECDAVIHLRNGSYGLVEIKLGGDKLIEEGAETLKSLSELIDTNSMKAPSFMMVLCAQAPFAYKRNDGVYVVPITSLRP
- a CDS encoding MATE family efflux transporter; this encodes MKNLKAMFQDKHFLKLVYSLAVPVALQNLLASVLNTLDTTMISSLGDYAISAVGLANQIFFFMTLICFGIATGTSAMIAQFYGKEDYQGVRKSHGMALILSVVVSLVFTILALAIPEELMRVFTQDPKVIPYGVTYLRVVSFSYILTAVNFIYSVSMRSIGNAKTPLVASTVAFFGNAFFNYVFIFGKFGFPAMGVAGGALGTILARILEFSVLYIALKKHRGPLTGKLKDFVTFDSHFKKMYIMTAGPVIINETFWSLGQIVYQIAYAKLGTRSVTALQIGMTVQNIFFVLARGLAGACTVIVGNYIGAGDEEKAYKYGTWLLQLSALTGVILGGLMIIFRDAFFVMFPNITAESKAIASSLFIAMGLILFVKTHNSTLVVGIFRGGGDTRYSMLLEMSCVWLIGVPMSFLGSVVFKLPLHFVYLMACCEEVAKACIGLPRVISKKWIKNVTN